One genomic segment of Syngnathus acus chromosome 1, fSynAcu1.2, whole genome shotgun sequence includes these proteins:
- the usp34 gene encoding ubiquitin carboxyl-terminal hydrolase 34 isoform X10 — MCENCAELVEVLNEISDADGGSEGGFQLKKEHALRVLAHISSWTQRQCLCCFKEYKHLEVFNQLVYALINLVVGQIAGLRDRLCRLRAPEGAADCDQRGPRRPASPGEDEPVNVERDSAEEEDAQSPGADLNRKQAEEEEEEDDDDEEEDGGDGGELDAFSSWSTDEREKLLLCAAKIFQIQFPLYTAYKHNTHPTIEDIPAHESSILGSFCDMNDVEVPLHLLRYVCLFCGKHGLSLMKECFQAATPDSLPFPIAHAFISIVSNIRIWLHIPAVMQHIIPFRSYVIRYLCQLSDQDLRQSAARNMADLMWSTVKEPLDSALCFDKESLDLAYKYFMSPTLTMRLAGLSQITNQLHTFNDVCNNESLVSDTETSIAKDLADWLIHNSVIEHLFGPNLHIEIIKQCQVILNFLAAEGRLSTQHVDCIWAAAQLKHCSRYIHDLFPSLIKNLDPAPLRHVLNLVSGLHPSAHTEQTLYLASMLIKALWNNALAAKAQVSKQSSFASLLNTNMAVGNKKGSPAASPDSSDTQRSAGSDMDEQMMSGGKRGQHRLSDTEESMQGSSDETANSAEEGSSGPGSTSGRSDASSNEVASSGASQSAGSPASNVHSDDMADSEALKEDEDEEDDDDDDEEDEEEDEEDDDDDEEEDEEEEVSADSRSHKAEDPRDQGESRKRKAGEALSDGAKAKVLPFSPETSAIMAAAAAAASTSLENRMRMMDTCVASSSAQTSQVPDVSPRQGGAGPQDPSCVARPANFLGEAMGGEIFNCRRFIGPQHHHHHHHHHHHNHHHDGPTVEDMLSTDDVSCSSSQVSAKSEKNMADFDGEESGCEEELVQINSHAELSSHLQQHLPNLASIYHEHLVQGPAVHKHQHSGGHAVADVNLDNVCKKGNTLLWDLVQDDDASHLSEGLINEAEKLLCSLVCWFTDRQIRMRFIEGCLDNLAHHRSVVVSLRLLPKLFGTFQQFGSSYDTHWITMWAEKELHMMKLFFDNLQHYIQEVRQQRHKFALYSHSAEVQVRLQFLTCVFSTLGSPDHFRLSLEQVDILWHCLVEDAECYDDALHWFLNQVRSKDQHAMGMETYKHLFLEKMPQLKPETISMTGLNLFQHLCNLARLATSALDNAANCELCGMDQLWGIALRAQSADISRAAIQYINSYYINAGKTGLEKEQEFIRKCMESLLMASANLEKDPQSGLTSIERGLLMLKTHLEAFRRRFAYHLRQWQIEGTGIGSHLKALSDKQSLPLRIVCQPAGLPDKMTIEMYPSDQVADLRAEVTHWYENLQKEQMNQQAQLQEFGQSGRQPGDFSGGLMGPVRMISSGHELTTDYDEKTLHELGFKDMQMVFVSLGAPRRERKGEGVQLPASCLPPPQKEHIPMLLLLQEPHLTTLFDLLEMLACFKAPSPTHAERHHAPEMARCEELHLHAENLSRRVWELLMLLPTCPKMLRAFQNISDDGPDEGPCWKELLRMKSAHKLLYALEIIEALGKPNRRIHRESTGSYSDLYPDSDDSSEDQIENSKNSWSCKFVSSGGLQLLLEIFNSAILEPKDRESWTVWLLDCLACLLKLICQFAVDPADLDLAYHDVFSWSGLADGQRKRSWPGKSRKSAVDHGKSLHIPRLTEVFLSLVQGTNLIERLINVAYTYDNLAHRVLKAQSDHRSRHEVTHYSMWLLVSWAHCSSSVKSSLADSERLQDWLRKLTLLVPEAAVRHEACNGLYKLSLSGLEGGESINRSFLLLAASTLLKFLPDAQAVKPIRMEDYEEEPPLRSGCKEYFWLLCKLIDNIHVKDATQVSPSLWLAGSVQSTLLDLDALARHLADCIRSREMLDQQDGSVEDDGLTGLLRLATSVLKHKPPFKFSREGQDFLRDVHNLLFLLPSLADRAQPKCKSHAARAAAYDLLVETVKGSADNYRLLHNWVMSQHMQASHAPYKWDYWPHEDVRAECRFVGLTNLGATCYLASTIQQLYMIPEARQAIFTAKYAEEIKHKTTLLELQKMFTYLMESERKAYNPRPFCKTYTMDKQPLNTGEQKDMTEFFTDLITKIEEMSHELKDTVKTLFGGVITNNVVSLDCDHVSQTAEEFYTVRCQVADMKNIYESLDEVTIKDTLEGDNMYTCSHCGKKVRAEKRACFKKLPGILSFNTMRYTFNMVTMMKEKVNTHFSFPLRLDMTPYTEHFLMAKGEPKEGESKASESSEYDLIGVTVHTGTADGGHYYSFIRDIVNPHAYKNNKWYLFNDAEVKPFDSAQLASECFGGEMTTKTYDSVTDKFMDFSFEKTHSAYMLFYKRVELQEDAAKEFTFDVSPDLLEWIWHDNMQFLQDKNIFEHTYFGFMWHLCSSIPSTLPDPKAISLMTAKLSTSFVLETFIHSKEKPTMLQWIELLTKQFNNSQAACEWFLDRMADDNWWPMQILIKCPNQIVRQMFQRLCIHVIQRLRPVHAHLYLQPGMEDGSDDMDGSVEDIGSRSCVTRFVKTLLSIMEHGVKPHSKHLTEYFAFLYEFAKMGEEESQFLLSLQAISIMVHFYMGTKGPENLQVEVLSEEEGEEEDEEEDILSLAEEKYRPAALEKMIALVALLVEQSRSERHLTLSQSDMAALTGGKGFPFLFQHIRDGINIRQTCNLIFSLCRYNNRLAEHIVSMLFTSIAKLTPEAANPFFKLLTMLMEFVGGPPGMPSFATYILQRIWEVIEYNPSQCLDWLAGQTPRNKLAHSWVLQNMENWVERFLLAHNYPRVRTSAAYLLVSLIPSNSFRQMFRSTRSLHLPTRELPLSPDTTAVLHQVYNLLLGLLARAKLYVDASVHGNTKLVQYFSFMTYCLISKTEKLMFSLYFMDLWNLFQPKLSEPAIATNHNKQALLSFWYNVCVDCSENVRLVVQNPAVTKNIAFNYILADHDDQEVVLFNRGMLPAYYGILRMCCEQSPAFTRQLASHQNIQWAFKNLTPHASQYPRAVEELFNLMQLFAAQRMDMREDEVEDVKQFKKTTISCYLRCLDGRSCWTTLISAFRVLLENDEDRLLVVFNRGLVLMTESFNTLHMMYHEATACHVTGDLVELLSIFLSVLKATRPYLQRKDVKQALIQWQERIDFAHKLLTLLNSYSPPELRNACLDVLKEVLLLSPHDFLHTLVPFLQHNHFTYHHSNIPMSPGPYLPCRENMKLLGAKSNVRPPRPELNMCLLPSMVESAKGKDEVYDGMLLDYFLPYQQFIHLVCRVAINCEKFTDTLVKLSVLMAYEGLPLHLALFPKLWTELCQSQSLLSKTCVKLLCDDAAFSEYIKRVLMDDRGFLNNNTIYAFLTCFLHKVQVLSGASCCSLAGVLVASVLSERGGLRPELASDWPQLSKTAGQLNADLRALTLLLSVQSPPTLDPALGPALQELTTRCHLCVQRRDALADACRHRRNDEEEGAIPVKRRRVSSDDEDDEVPSTSAAGLPPSCGEASAGPPPCPESSKSERQGALTPTSTSDTETRDSSSLIDPGTEQDPPSPPDAAPPSCPAEPAPAAALSPSQTAPSPKADKMAEREDPDQRAADPQAPPLQEDAALSAGEGTEDVLDALCRTLEAAVTAVTKVTAKDPPSS; from the exons ATGTGTGAAAACTGCGCCGAGCTGGTGGAGGTTCTGAACGAAA TTTCGGACGCGGATGGCGGCAGCGAGGGCGGCTTCCAGCTGAAGAAGGAACATGCGCTGCGAGTATTGGCTCACATCAGCTCGTGGACGCAGAG ACAATGTCTGTGCTGCTTCAAGGAGTACAAGCACCTGGAGGTCTTCAACCAGCTGGTGTACGCGCTCATCAACCTGGTGGTGGGACAGATCGCCGGCCTCAGGGACCGCCTGTGCCGCCTGCGGGCCCCTGAGGGGGCCGCTGACTGCGACCAACGGGGCCCCCGCCGGCCGGCCTCGCCCGGCGAAGACGAGCCCGTCAACGTGGAGCGGGActcggcggaggaggaggacgccCAGTCCCCGGGCGCCGACCTGAACCGGAAGCaggccgaggaggaggaggaggaggacgacgacgatgaggaggaggacggcGGCGATGGCGGCGAGCTTGACGCATTCAGCTCGTGGAGCACGGACGAGCGAGAGAAGCTGCTGCTGTGCGCCGCCAAGATCTTCCAGATCCAGTTCCCGCTCTACACGGCTTACAAACACAACACGCACCCCACCATCGAG gACATACCTGCTCACGAGAGCAGCATCCTGGGCTCCTTTTGTGACATGAAT GACGTGGAGGTTCCTTTGCACCTTCTGCGCTACGTTTGCCTCTTCTGCGGCAAGCACGGCCTCTCTCTGATGAAGGAATGTTTCCAGGCCGCCACGCCCGACAGCCTCCCCTTCCCCATCGCGCACGCTTTCATCAGCATCGTGTCGAAC ATCCGGATATGGCTTCACATTCCGGCCGTCATGCAGCACATCATCCCCTTCCGCTCCTACGTCATACG GTACCTGTGCCAGCTCTCGGACCAGGACCTGCGTCAGAGCGCGGCGCGCAACATGGCCGACCTGATGTGGAGCACGGTGAAGGAGCCCCTGGACAGCGCGCTGTGCTTCGACAAGGAGAGCCTGGACCTGGCCTACAAGTACTTCATGTCGCCCACGCTCACCATGAGGCTGGCCGGACTCAGTCAGATCACT AACCAGCTGCACACTTTTAACGACGTCTGCAACAACGAGTCTCTCGTGTCCGACACTGAAAC GTCGATCGCCAAGGATCTGGCCGACTGGTTGATACACAACAGCGTGATCGAGCACCTTTTTGGACCCAATTTGCACATTGAG ATCATCAAACAGTGCCAAGTGATCCTTAACTTCCTGGCTGCGGAAGGCCGACTCAGCACGCAGCACGTGGACTGCATTTGGGCCGCGGCTCAG CTGAAGCACTGCAGCCGCTACATCCACGACCTTTTCCCTTCCCTCATCAAGAACTTGGACCCGGCGCCCCTTCGCCACGTCCTCAACTTGGTCTCGGGTCTGCACCCCAGCGCGCACACCGAACAG ACGCTCTACTTGGCCTCCATGCTCATCAAGGCTCTGTGGAACAACGCCCTGGCCGCCAAAGCCCAGGTGTCCAAGCAGAGCTCCTTCGCCTCGCTGCTCAACACCAACATGGCCGTGGGCAACAAGAAGG GCTCTCCGGCCGCCAGCCCCGACAGCAGCGACACGCAGCGCAGCGCCGGCAGCGACATGGACGAGCAGATGATGTCGGGCGGCAAGCGCGGACAGCATCGGCTTTCCGACACCGAG GAGTCGATGCAGGGCAGCTCGGACGAGACGGCCAACAGCGCCGAGGAAGGCAGCAGCGGGCCGGGCAGCACCAGCGGCCGCAGCGACGCCTCCAGCAACGAGGTGGCCTCCAGCGGAGCCAGCCAGTCGGCCGGCAGCCCCGCCAGCAACGTCCACTCGGACGACATGGCCGACAGCGAGGCCCTGaaggaggatgaggacgaggaagatgacgacgacgacgatgaggaagacgaggaggaggacgaggaggacgacgatgatgatgaagaggaggacgaggaagaAGAGGTGTCTGCTGACAGCAGGTCGCACAAGGCGGAG GACCCCCGGGACCAAGGGGAGTCACGCAAGAGGAAAGCGGGCGAGGCTCTGAGCGACGGCGCAAAAGCCAAGGTCCTCCCCTTCAGCCCGGAGACGTCCGCCATCAtggctgctgccgccgccgctgcgtCCACCTCCCTGGAGAATCGTATGCGGATGATGGACACGTGCGTGGCGTCCTCGTCCGCGCAGACCTCCCAGGTGCCTGACGTCAGTCCCCGCCAGGGAGGGGCCGGGCCTCAGGATCCATCCTGCGTGGCCCGGCCCGCCAACTTCCTGGGCGAGGCCATGGGCGGGGAAATCTTCAACTGCCGGCGCTTCATTGGCCCccagcatcatcatcaccaccaccatcatcatcatcataaccACCATCACGATGG GCCCACGGTGGAGGACATGCTGAGCACGGACGACGTGAGCTGCAGCAGCTCGCAGGTCAGCGCCAAGTCGGAAAAGAACATGGCCGACTTTGACGGCGAGGAGTCGGGCTGCGAAGAAGAGCTGGTCCAGATCAATTCGCACGCCGAGCTCAGCTCACACCTGCAGCAGCACCTCCCCAACCTGGCGTCCATCTACCACGAGCACCTGGTGCAAG GGCCGGCCGTGCACAAGCATCAGCACTCGGGCGGCCACGCCGTCGCCGACGTCAACCTGGACAACGTCTGCAAGAAGGGCAACACGCTGCTGTGGGACCTGGTGCAGGACGACGACGCC AGCCACCTGTCGGAGGGTCTGATCAACGAGGCCGAGAAGCTGCTCTGCTCGCTGGTGTGCTGGTTCACCGACCGGCAGATCCGCATGCGCTTCATCGAGGGCTGCCTGGACAACCTGGCGCACCACCG GTCCGTGGTGGTCTCGCTGAGGCTCCTCCCCAAGCTCTTCGGCACCTTCCAGCAATTCGGCTCCAGCTACGACACGCACTGGATCACCAT GTGGGCCGAGAAGGAGCTGCACATGATGAAGCTGTTCTTCGACAACCTCCAGCACTACATCCAGGAGGTCCGGCAGCAACGCCACAAGTTTGCGCT GTACAGTCACAGTGCGGAGGTGCAGGTGCGCCTTCAGTTCCTCACGTGCGTTTTCTCCACGCTGGGATCTCCAGACCACTTCA GACTGAGTCTGGAGCAGGTGGACATCCTGTGGCACTGCCTGGTGGAGGACGCCGAGTGCTACGACGACGCCCTGCACTGGTTCCTCAACCAGGTGCGCAGCAAGGACCAGCACGCCATGGGCATGGAGACCTACAAGCACCTTTTCCTGGAGAAG ATGCCTCAGCTGAAGCCGGAGACCATCAGCATGACGGGCTTGAACCTCTTCCAGCACCTTTGCAACCTGGCCCGGCTGGCCACCAGCGCACTGGACAACGCCGCCAACTGCGAG CTGTGCGGCATGGACCAGCTGTGGGGCATCGCCCTCCGAGCTCAGTCGGCCGACATCAGCCGCGCCGCCATCCAGTACATCAACTCCTACTACATCAACG CGGGCAAGACGGGCCTGGAGAAGGAGCAGGAGTTTATCCGCAAGTGCATGGAGAGTCTGCTGATGGCGTCGGCCAACCTGGAGAAGGACCCCCAGTCGGGCCTGACCAGCATCGAGAGGGGCCTGCTTATGCTCAAGACGCACCTGGAGGCCTTCAGGCGCAG GTTCGCCTACCACCTGCGCCAGTGGCAGATCGAGGGCACGGGCATCGGCAGCCACCTCAAGGCGCTCAGCGACAAACAATCGTTGCCGCTCAGGATCGTCTGTCAGCCCGCCGGACTTCCCGACAAG ATGACCATCGAGATGTACCCCAGCGATCAGGTGGCAGACCTGCGCGCAGAAGTGACCCACTGGTACGAAAACCTGCAAAAGGAGCAGATGAACCAGCAGGCGCAGCTGCAGGAGTTCGGCCAGAGCGGCCGGCAGCCGGGAGACTTCTCAG GGGGTCTGATGGGACCCGTCCGTATGATCTCGTCGGGCCACGAACTGACCACAGACTACGACGAGAAGACTCTTCATGAGCTGGGCTTCAAGGACATGCAG ATGGTGTTTGTGTCTCTGGGGGCGCCTCGGCGCGAGCGCAAAGGCGAAGGCGTGCAGCTGCCGGCGTCGTGCCTGCCTCCCCCGCAGAAGGAGCACATCcccatgctgctgctgctacagGAGCCGCATCTCACCACGCTCTTTGACCTGCTGGAGATGCTGGCCTGCTTCAAGGCACCCAGCCCCACCCACGCCGAACGCCACCACGCTCCCGAG atGGCTCGCTGCGAGGAACTGCACCTACACGCCGAGAACCTTTCTCGCCGCGTTTGGGAGCTTCTCATGCTGCTGCCCACGTGTCCCAAGATGCTACGGGCCTTCCAGAACATCTCGGACGACGGCCCG GACGAAGGGCCGTGCTGGAAGGAGCTGCTGAGGATGAAAAGTGCCCACAAGCTTCTGTACGCGCTGGAGATCATCGAAGCACTTGGCAAGCCCAACAGGCGCATCCATAGGGAGTCCACG ggcagCTACAGCGACTTGTACCCCGACTCGGACGACTCTAGCGAGGACCAGAttgaaaacagcaaaaactCGTGGAGCTGCAAg TTTGTTTCATCTGGCGGTCTGCAGCTGCTCCTGGAGATCTTCAACTCCGCCATCCTGGAGCCCAAAGACCGGGAGTCCTGGACTGTG TGGCTGCTGGACTGCCTGGCTTGCCTGCTGAAGCTCATCTGCCAATTTGCCGTGGACCCCGCCGACCTGGACCTGGCCTACCACGACGTCTTCTCCTGGTCCGGCCTCGCCGATGGCCAACGCAAGCGGTCCTGGCCGGGGAAGTCGCGCAAGTCCGCCGTAGATCACGGCAAAAGTCTTCACATCCCCAGACTCACCGAG GTGTTCCTCAGCCTGGTCCAAGGAACCAACCTGATCGAGCGGCTCATCAACGTGGCCTACACCTACGACAACCTGGCGCACAG AGTTCTGAAGGCCCAGTCGGATCACCGGTCTCGACATGAAG TGACTCACTACTCCATGTGGCTGCTGGTGAGCTGGGCCCACTGCTCGTCGTCCGTCAAGTCCAGCCTAGCCGACAGCGAGCGTCTGCAAGACTGGCTCAGGAAACTCACCCTGCTGGTGCCCGAG gCGGCGGTGCGTCACGAGGCGTGCAACGGCCTCTACAAGCTCTCCCTCTCGGGCCTGGAAGGCGGCGAGTCCATCAACAGATCTTTCCTGCTGCTCGCCGCATCCACGCTGCTCAAGTTTCTGCCCGACGCGCAAGCTGTCAAACCTATCagg ATGGAGGACTACGAGGAGGAGCCGCCCCTCAGAAGCGGTTGCAAAGAATACTTTTGGCTGCTGTGCAAGCTCATCGACAACATCCACGTCAAAGACGCCACCCAG gtctctccctctctgtggCTGGCGGGCTCGGTGCAGAGTACCCTGCTGGACCTGGACGCGTTGGCGCGACACCTGGCAGACTGCATACGAAG CCGCGAGATGCTGGACCAGCAGGACGGCAGCGTGGAGGACGACGGCCTGACTGGTCTGCTGCGGCTGGCCACCAGCGTCCTCAAGCACAAGCCCCCGTTCAAGTTCTCCCGCGAGGGCCAGGACTTCCTGCGCGACGTGCAcaacctcctcttcctgctgCCCAGCCTGGCCGACCGCGCCCAGCCCAAGTGCAAGTCGCACGCCGCCCGCGCCGCCGCCTACGACCTGCTGGTGGAGACGGTCAAGGGCTCGGCCGACAACTACCGCCTGCTTCACAACTGGGTCATGTCCCAGCACATGCAGG CCTCGCACGCTCCGTACAAGTGGGACTACTGGCCTCACGAGGACGTGCGCGCCGAGTGTCGCTTTGTGGGCCTCACCAACCTGGGCGCCACCTGCTACCTGGCGTCCACCATCCAGCAGCTCTACATGATCCCCGAAGCCCGCCAGGCCATCTTCACCGCCAAG TACGCCGAAGAGATCAAACACAAGACCACCCTGCTGGAGCTCCAGAAGATGTTCACCTACTTGATG GAGAGCGAGAGGAAGGCGTACAACCCGCGGCCCTTTTGCAAGACGTACACCATGGACAAGCAGCCGCTCAACACGGGAGAGCAGAAGGACATGACTGAGTTCTTCACCGACCTCATCACCAAGATTGAGGAGATGTCGCACGAGCTG AAGGACACGGTGAAGACTCTGTTTGGCGGCGTCATCACCAACAACGTGGTCTCTCTG GACTGCGACCACGTGAGCCAGACGGCCGAGGAGTTCTACACGGTCAGGTGTCAGGTGGCCGACATGAAGAACATCTAT GAGTCTCTGGACGAGGTGACCATCAAGGACACGCTGGAGGGCGACAACATGTACACGTGCTCCCACTGCGGGAAGAAGGTCCGTGCGGAGAAAAG GGCTTGTTTCAAGAAGCTTCCGGGCATCCTGAGCTTCAACACCATGCGCTACACTTTCAACATGGTCACCATGATGAAGGAGAAAGTCAACACGCACTTCTCCTTCCCGCTGCGTCTCGACATGACGCCCTACACCGAACACTTCCTCATGGCCAAAGGGGAACCCAAAGAAG GCGAGTCCAAGGCGTCCGAGAGTTCCGAGTACGACCTGATCGGCGTGACGGTGCACACGGGCACGGCGGACGGCGGCCATTACTACAGCTTCATACGAGACATCGTCAACCCTCACGCGTACAAGAACAACAAGTG GTACTTGTTCAACGACGCCGAGGTGAAACCCTTCGACTCGGCACAGCTCGCGTCCGAGTGCTTCGGCGGAGAGATGACG ACCAAAACGTACGACTCGGTCACCGACAAGTTCATGGACTTCTCCTTTGAGAAG ACGCACAGCGCCTACATGCTGTTCTACAAACGCGTGGAGCTTCAGGAGGACGCCGCCAAGGAGTTCACCTTTGACGTTTCGCCGGACCTGCTGGAG TGGATCTGGCACGACAACATGCAGTTCCTCCAGGACAAGAACATATTTGAGCACACCTACTTTGG CTTCATGTGGCATCTGTGCAGCAGCATCCCCAGCACGCTGCCCGACCCCAAAGCCATCTCCCTCATGACGGCAAAG CTCAGCACCTCGTTTGTTCTGGAGACCTTCATTCATTCCAAGGAAAAG CCCACTATGCTGCAGTGGATTGAACTCCTCACCAAACAGTTCAACAACAGCCAGGCAGCTTGTGag TGGTTTTTGGACAGGATGGCAGACGACAACTGGTGGCCCATGCAGATCCTCATCAAGTGTCCCAATCAGATTGTCAGACAG ATGTTCCAGAGGTTGTGCATCCACGTCATCCAGAGGCTGCGTCCGGTCCACGCTCACCTCTACCTGCAGCCAGGCATGGAGGATGG GTCCGACGACATGGACGGGTCAGTGGAGGACATCGGCAGCCGCTCGTGCGTGACTCGCTTCGTCAAGACGCTGCTGTCCATCATGGAGCACGGGGTCAAGCCGCACAGCAAACACCTCACCGAGTACTTTGCCTTCCTCTACGAGTTTGCCAAGAtgggagaggaggag AGCCAATTCCTGCTGTCGCTGCAAGCCATCTCCATCATGGTGCACTTCTACATGGGCACCAAAGGACCGGAAAAC CTACAGGTGGAGGTTCTGTCAGAGgaggaaggtgaggaggaggacgaggaggaggacatcCTGTCCCTCGCCGAGGAGAAGTATCGCCCGGCCGCTCTGGAGAAGATGATTGCCCTTGTCGCGCTCCTGGTGGAGCAGTCGCGCTCCGAGCG ACACCTGACGCTGTCCCAAAGCGACATGGCGGCGCTGACGGGCGGCAAAGGTTTCCCCTTCCTCTTCCAGCACATCCGAGACGGCATCAACATCCGGCAGACGTGCAACCTCATCTTCAGCCTCTGTCGCTACAACAACCGCCTGGCCGAGCAC ATCGTGTCCATGCTCTTCACCTCCATCGCCAAGCTGACGCCTGAG GCTGCTAATCCTTTCTTCAAGCTGCTCACCATGCTGATGGAGTTTGTAGGCGGCCCCCCGGGAATGCCCTCCTTCGCCACGTACATCCTGCAGAGGATCTGGGAG GTGATCGAGTACAACCCGTCCCAGTGTCTGGACTGGCTGGCGGGGCAAACTCCTCGGAACAAGCTGGCCCACAGCTGGGTTCTGCAGAACATGGAGAACTGGGTGGAACGCTTCCTGCTGGCCCACAACTACCCTCGCGTGCGCACCT CGGCGGCGTACCTGCTGGTGTCGCTGATCCCCAGCAACTCCTTCCGTCAGATGTTCCGCTCCACGCGCTCGCTGCACCTGCCCACGCGCGAACTGCCGCTGTCGCCCGACACCACGGCCGTGCTGCACCAGGTCTACAACCTCCTGCTGGGCCTGCTGGCCCGCGCCAAGCTCTACGTGGACGCCAGCGTGCACGGCAACACCAAGCTGGTGCAGTACTTCAGCTTCATGACCTACTGCCTCATCTCCAAGACGGAGAAGCTCATGTTCTCCCTCTACTTCATGGACCTGTGGAACCTCTTCCAG CCTAAACTGTCGGAGCCGGCCATCGCCACCAACCACAACAAGCAGGCGCTGTTGTCCTTCTGGTACAACGTGTGCGTGGACTGCAGCGAAAACGTCCGGCTGGTGGTTCAGAACCCGGCCGTGACCAAGAACATCGCTTTCAACTACATTCTGGCTGACCACGACGACCAGGAGGTGGTGCTGTTCAACCGCGGCATGCTGCCCGCCTACTATGGCATCCTACGCATGTGCTGCGAGCAGTCGCCCGCCTTCACGCGCCAGCTGGCCTCCCACCAGAACATCCAGTGGGCCTTCAAGAACCTGACGCCGCACGCCAGCCAGTATCCCCGG GCGGTGGAGGAGCTCTTCAACCTCATGCAGCTGTTCGCAGCGCAGCGAATGGACATGCGGGAGGACGAGGTGGAGGACGTCAAACAGTTCAAGAAGACCACCATCAGCTGCTACCTCAGATGTCTGGACGGACGCTCGTGCTGGACCACCCTCATCAG CGCCTTCCGGGTCCTGCTGGAGAACGACGAGGACCGACTGCTGGTGGTCTTCAACCGAGGCCTGGTCCTCATGACGGAG TCGTTCAACACGCTGCACATGATGTACCACGAGGCCACCGCCTGCCACGTCACCGGAGACCTGGTGGAGCTGCTCTCCATCTTCCTGTCGGTGCTCAAGGCCACCAGGCCCTACCTGCAGCGCAAAG ATGTCAAGCAGGCTCTGATCCAGTGGCAGGAGAGGATTGACTTTGCCCACAAGCTCCTCACGCTGCTCAACTCGTACAGCCCACCCGAGCTTCGCAATGCGTGCCTGG ACGTGCTGAAGGAAGTGCTTCTGCTCAGCCCGCACGATTTCCTGCACACGCTGGTGCCCTTCCTGCAACACAACCACTTTACGTACCACCACAGCAACATTCCCA TGTCGCCGGGCCCGTACCTGCCCTGCCGTGAGAACATGAAGCTGTTGGGGGCCAAGAGCAACGTCCGCCCCCCGAGGCCCGAACTCAACATGTGTCTGCTGCCGTCCATGGTGGAGAGCGCAAAG GGCAAGGACGAGGTGTACGACGGCATGCTGCTGGACTACTTCCTGCCGTACCAGCAGTTCATTCACCTTGTGTGTCGCGTGGCCATCAACTGCGAGAAGTTCACCGACACGCTGGTCAAGCTGA GTGTGCTGATGGCGTACGAAGGACTTCCTTTGCACCTTGCGCTCTTCCCTAAACTCTGGACAGAACTGTGCCAGTCGCAG TCGCTGCTGTCCAagacctgcgtgaagctgctGTGCGATGACGCCGCCTTCAGCGAGTACATCAAGCGCGTCCTGATGGATGATCGGGGCTTCCTCAACAACAACACCATCTACGCCTTCCTCACGTGCTTCCTGCACAag GTGCAGGTGTTGTCGGGCGCCAGCTGCTGCAGCCTGGCGGGCGTGTTGGTGGCCAGCGTGCTGAGCGAGCGCGGTGGCCTGCGGCCCGAGCTCGCCTCTGATTGGCCGCAGCTCAGCAAGACCGCCGGCCAGCTCAACGCG GATCTTCGGGCGTTGACGCTGTTGCTGTCGGTGCAGTCGCCACCGACCCTCGACCCCGCCCTGGGCCCCGCCCTTCAAGAACTGACGACGCGGTGTCACCTTTGTGTGCAGCGCCGCGACGCGCTGGCGGACGCgtgccgccaccgccgcaaCGACG AGGAGGAGGGCGCCATCCCCGTGAAACGGCGGCGCGTGAGCAGCGATGACGAAGACGACGAGGTGCCCAGCACGTCCGCCGCCGGCCTGCCCCCATCTTGCGGCGAAGCCAGCGCCGGCCCGCCGCCGTGCCCAGAGTCATCCAAGTCCGAGCGGCAAGGGGCGCTGACGCCCACGAGCACCTCCGACACGGAGACGCGGGACTCCTCATCCCTCATCGACCCGGGCACCGAGCAGGACCCCCCGTCCCCGCCCGACGCCGCCCCCCCGTCGTGCCCCGCGGAGCCCGCACCCGCCGCTGCCCTGTCCCCCTCGCAAACCGCTCCCTCCCCAAAAGCGGACAAGATGGCGGAACGGGAAGACCCGGACCAGAGAGCGGCCGACCCCCAGGCCCCGCCCCTCCAGGAAGACGCCGCCCTCTCAGCGGGGGAGGGAACAGAGGACGTGCTGGACGCATTGTGCAGGACACTAGAAGCTGCCGTCACCGCGGTTACCAAAGTGACTGCGAAAGACCCGCCCTCCTCGTGA